Part of the Labrus bergylta chromosome 19, fLabBer1.1, whole genome shotgun sequence genome, aaaatgtataaaatgtccACAAACCACAAAAGTTTGAGACACAGACACGTCATTCCATTCATTTCACAGCTTATAGGTTGTTTTGGAGACGCTCAATGGATATTTAAGGTGCTGTGATGAATATGACGTGCACTTCCTCTTTAAAAGCGTTGCTGTGCTCAGTGTGTGGCTGACAGGAGAGTGGCGATGTGGatacacacacaggtctgaACTCAGAGCCGGACGGATCTGCTGCTCGGCGCGGTGGACTACTTTATCTGCTCCATAGACGTAAATAGCCTATAGCTCAGCCGGCCGAGGATTTGGATTTTGACTgccagtgtttcctgtttgacagCTGACGGGCGGAACTTTACGCAGTGTTACAGCAGGTGAGTCTACATGGCTACACCTGAGGGACAATTCTCATCGAAACCAGTTTGTTCTGTCCTCCGGAACTCCACTTGTTGATGGAAAACATCAGGCTATCCGGGCAGTCGTTTCCACGGAATCATTCTTATGCGTAATTTGGACAAAGCCCCTGTCTGGCGGCAGGGCTGAGCAAGTTTTAAACCCTGCGAGGTTTAGTAGCAGACGGTGGTGATGTCTGGCTACCGGTAACAGCTCATCAGATCGTGTTACACACTCAGCCTGCCGCCAGGTGAGCAGCGGCATGGGGAACCAGATGGACAGGCTGTCACATTTAAGTTACGCAGAAGTTCCCACGGTGGACCCGAACGGCGTGGACACGGAAGAGGGTCCACGGATTGGTGTCTCTTACATATTTTCCAACGACGACGACGAGCTGGAGGACGGCTGCGCGGCGGATGGCACACAGAGAGACCCGaagcaggaagagaaacactACGATCAGCGCGACGAGGTGGAGTGCGCCGTCTACAACAGAGATGAATGCATTTACGAAAAGAGCACCAAGAGTGCCAGCCTGGAGGTTTACTCTCCTGAGAATCTACTCAACAAATGTAAAGCGGGGGATCTGGTGGAGTTTGTGGCCACGGGGCAGTACCCACACTGGGCGGTTTATGTTGGGGACTTCCAGGTGGTGCACCTGCACAGAGCCGAGGTGAAAAACAGCTTTCTGACGGATGCAAGTCAAGGAAGGAGATGCAGGGTTGTGAACGACTTTTACAAATTCAAAGCTCTGGGTGCGGACATGGTGGTGCAGAACGCGATGGAGCAGGTGGGCTTAAAGGACCGAGAGCTGAGCTGGAGGAACTCTGAGTGCTTTGCAGCCTGGTGTATGTTCGGTAGGAGGGAGTTCAAAATGGGCGGGGAGATCCGGATAGGCAAGCAGCCGTACaggttgaaaatcttcatgtcGGACAAACAGTCGCACACGCTGGAGTTCCAGAGTTTGGAGGACATGAtcatggagaagaggaggaacgATCAGCTGGGCAGGAGAGCCGTGCTGCAGGAGCTGGCTGCACATTTCAGCAGCGTGGAGGCGATACAAAGTGAAGGGCTCTGACTGATGTGTGCCCTTTCCAAACAACGGAGTAGAAGACCAAACTGTTACACCCTGCTTTAATCTATAGCAAGCCtcatttctgactttttttttaaatttttaattgGAGCCAACATGACAATTACGATAAAATGACAACATTATTGCCTTAAGACACATTGATGCTGAATGGCCTTAGCAATTTGAATTTAGTTATCTGACAAATTCAATTTGTCATtaggcctgttttttttttggtccactCAGAATGTATAGATTTATAAAAGCTTTACACATCTGTCTTAAAGTGTCCGGATTCTGTATGTAAAGTGTCCCTGTTCATGGTGTGTCCTGCTACTTGATCCTCCCCGAGCTCTCACAGAGACATCTGAGTGTCAGAGCTGCAAACAAGAAGGATCGTGTCTGCCTTTAAGGGTCATATTATCAAACCAGCACATCTGATTGTGGAGTTTGTTTTGTTACACTGATCAGAATCTGTCTCGACTGTACCCGAAAAAGTCAAGTAAAATGTCTGTCTCTTTTTGAAACAAGGCTCCTTGTCTCATTGTTTTTACTTGAAGATAGAAAAATGTGATTTGGCTGCTCAAAGACAACGGTTGTAGTTTGAATACTTTTCTGTAGTCTTAATGTTATCTCAAAGCGACAGGTAGGATATTAGAGGAATTCTTCAGTTTGACCTTTTAATTTTTGACCTGCAGCAGAAAACACTTTTAAGAATTGCACGAACAACGAAAATGAAATGTCTATTTCCTCCTCTTAAGCTTTTTTTGGGATCAGAActctaattttttttattttactatgTCATTATTAGAACGTTTGGAGTTCACAAAGGCgctttttaatatatatatatttttttacccaAA contains:
- the lratd2a gene encoding protein LRATD2a, with the translated sequence MGNQMDRLSHLSYAEVPTVDPNGVDTEEGPRIGVSYIFSNDDDELEDGCAADGTQRDPKQEEKHYDQRDEVECAVYNRDECIYEKSTKSASLEVYSPENLLNKCKAGDLVEFVATGQYPHWAVYVGDFQVVHLHRAEVKNSFLTDASQGRRCRVVNDFYKFKALGADMVVQNAMEQVGLKDRELSWRNSECFAAWCMFGRREFKMGGEIRIGKQPYRLKIFMSDKQSHTLEFQSLEDMIMEKRRNDQLGRRAVLQELAAHFSSVEAIQSEGL